One part of the Schistocerca cancellata isolate TAMUIC-IGC-003103 chromosome 12, iqSchCanc2.1, whole genome shotgun sequence genome encodes these proteins:
- the LOC126109530 gene encoding prostatic spermine-binding protein-like: MNRGIAREVSFDCNVQRKYVAEKEETVLSVVEENLVAQRSELDHTDVLLRTRRAGEQKKINIKSFKTIKKTVEEEQKGAKEKKAKALERKLKSQAKKEFFEKESRSNGRMKLTKSTAVGLKRKKQPMEDDDDDDGEEDDDDDGEEDDDDDGEEDDDDDGEEDDDDDGEEDDDDDGEEDDDDDDDSEEDDDDDDSEEDDDDDSEEDDDDDSEEDDDDDSEEDDDDDSEEDDDDDGEEDDDNDDGEEDDDDDGDEDDIQPL, translated from the exons ATGAACCGGGGAATTGCACGTGAGGTGTCGTTTGATTGTAATGTGCAACGAAAATATGTTGCTGAGAAAGAAGAAACAGTGCTGTCCGTGGTCGAGGAAAACCTCGTGGCCCAGCGCAGCGAGCTAGATCACACCGACGTGCTATTAAGAACAAGGAGAGCAGGAGAGCAGAAGAAAATTAATATCAAAAG TTTTAAAACGATTAAAAAAACCGTCGAGGAAGAACAAAAAGGTGCTAAAGAAAAGAAGGCGAAAGCATTGGAAAGAAAACTTAAATCACAGGCTAAAAAAGAATTTTTTGAGAAAGAAAGTAGGAGCAATGGTAGAATGAAATTAACTAAATCAACTGCAGTAGGCCTAAAGCGCAAGAAGCAGCCAatggaagatgatgatgacgacgacggtgaggaagatgatgatgatgacggtgaggaagatgatgatgatgacggtgaggaagatgatgatgatgacggtgaggaagatgatgatgatgacggtgaggaagatgatgatgatgacggtgaggaagatgatgatgatgatgacgacagtgaggaagatgatgatgatgacgacagtgaggaagatgatgatgacgacagtgaggaagatgatgatgacgacagtgaggaagatgatgatgacgacagtgaggaagatgatgatgacgacagtgaggaagatgatgatgatgacggtgaggaagatgatgataatgatgacggtgaggaagatgatgatgatgacggtgatgaAGATGATATACAGCCTctgtaa